A single region of the Populus nigra chromosome 2, ddPopNigr1.1, whole genome shotgun sequence genome encodes:
- the LOC133682335 gene encoding rhodanese-like domain-containing protein 4, chloroplastic codes for MEAFNAASSTPLSVLCERRSESRKSLSLPTVSPLKISHSFSTSTSRSTTQECLSRTLHGGIVLLSSVLGNGLARALTYQEALEQSARSFSSDANGVLDSVIKFGTENPTIVAGSVTVLAVPLVLSLVLNKSKSWGVESAKKAYAALGVDANAQLLDIRAPVEFRQVGSPDIRGLSKKPVPIVYEGEDKPGFLKKLPLKFKEPENTTLFILDKFDGNSELVAELVTVNGFKAAYAIKDGAEGPRGWMNSGLPWIPPKKAFSLDLGDLSDAIGGALGEGSDALPVTFAIAAATGLGVLAFSEIEAILQVLGSAALIQFVSKKLLFAEDRKQTLEEVDEFLTTKIAPKELVDELKDIGKALLPVAVTSKALPAPAEASPEPAAASSSVQNAEAAPQINSAPKTEAKAEPISGFSRPLSPYPTYPDLKPPTSPTPSQP; via the exons GCACGAGCCGATCAACTACACAAGAGTGTCTATCAAGGACTTTACATGGTGGTATAGTGCTACTATCTTCAGTTCTTGGTAATGGGCTAGCTAGAGCTTTAACATATCAAGAAGCACTGGAACAGTCTGCGCGCTCCTTCTCATCTGATGCAAACGGTGTCCTAGATAGTGTCATCAAATTTGGAACGGAAAACCCAACAATCGTAGCAGGTAGTGTTACAGTTTTGGCAGTTCCACTAGTTCTGTCTCTGGTGCTAAACAAGTCAAAGTCCTGGGGTGTAGAGTCTGCAAAAAAGGCGTATGCAGCGTTGGGTGTTGACGCAAATGCTCAATTGCTTGATATAAGAGCACCAGTGGAGTTTAGACAAGTGGGCAGTCCTGATATCAGGGGTTTGAGTAAGAAACCAGTGCCAATTGTTTATGAGGGTGAAGACAAGCCAGGTTTCTTGAAGAAGCTGCCTTTGAAGTTTAAGGAACCAGAGAATACCACGTTGTTCATTCTGGACAA ATTCGATGGCAACTCCGAATTGGTTGCAGAGTTGGTCACTGTAAATGGATTTAAAGCAGCATATGCAATCAAAGATGGTGCAGAAGGACCCCGGGGATGGATg AATAGTGGGCTTCCCTGGATTCCACCAAAGAAAGCTTTTAGTCTTGACCTTGGTGATTTATCAGACGCTATCGGTGGTGCACTAGGA GAGGGCTCCGATGCCTTGCCTGTCACCTTTGCAATTGCAGCAGCTACTGGCTTAGGTGTATTGGCATTCTCAGAG ATTGAAGCAATACTCCAAGTATTAGGCTCAGCTGCACTAATTCAGTTTGTGAGTAAGAAACTCCTGTTCGCTGAG GACCGTAAGCAAACTCTGGAAGAAGTTGATGAATTCTTGACCACCAAGATTGCACCTAAAGAGTTAGTGGATGAATTGAAG GACATAGGGAAGGCTCTTCTACCAGTAGCAGTGACGAGCAAGGCTCTTCCTGCGCCTGCAGAAGCGAGTCCAGAACCTGCTGCTGCTAGTAGTAGTGTACAGAACGCAGAAGCTGCTCCCCAGATAAATTCAGCACCCAAAACAGAAGCTAAAGCTGAACCAATTTCTGGATTTTCAAGGCCACTTTCTCCATATCCAACT TATCCGGATCTCAAGCCCCCAACGTCGCCCACCCCATCTCAACCTTAA
- the LOC133682336 gene encoding histone H3-like centromeric protein CENH3 codes for MARTKHPVARKRARSPKRSDASPSTPRTPTSSRTRPQANGQQGSSTQRQRKKHRFRSGTVALREIRHYQKTWRPLIPAASFIRCVRMITQEFSREVNRWTAEALVAIQEAAEDFLVHLFEDGMLCAIHAKRVTLMKKDFELARRLGGKGRPW; via the exons ATGGCCAGAACGAAACATCCAGTTGCTCGAAAACGAGCCAGAAGCCCGAAGAGATCCG ATGCCTCACCATCTACACCTAGAACGCCAACATCGTCG AGAACAAGACCGCAAGCAAATGGCCAACAAG GTTCATCCACACAAAGACAGAGGAAAAAGCATCGCTTCCGTTCAGGAACAGTAGCTCTTCGTGAAATTCGGCATTATCAGAAAACTTGGAGGCCACTCATACCAGCTGCTAGCTTTATTCGATGT GTAAGAATGATTACTCAGGAGTTTTCCCGAGAAGTGAACCGTTGGACTGCTGAAGCTTTAGTTGCAATTCAGGAG GCAGCAGAGGATTTTTTGGTTCATTTGTTTGAAGATGGAATGCTCTGTGCAATTCATGCAAAACGGGTTACATTAA TGAAAAAGGATTTTGAGTTGGCCCGTCGGCTTGGAGGGAAGGGACGACCTTGGTGA
- the LOC133681383 gene encoding MYB-like transcription factor ETC3 isoform X1, giving the protein MDRRRKKQAKTTSCCSEQATSPLLLCNNLAEVSSIEWEFINMSEQEEDLIYRMHNLVGDRWALIAGRIPGRKAEEIERFWLMRHGEGFASRRREQKRCHS; this is encoded by the exons ATGGATAGACGTCGCAAGAAGCAAGCCAAGACTACATCTTGTTGTTCTGAACAAG ctACTTCACCACTCCTGCTCTGTAATAATTTGGCAGAGGTGAGCAGCATTGAGTGGGAGTTCATTAACATGtcagaacaagaagaagatctCATTTACAGAATGCATAATCTGGTGGGGGACAG GTGGGCTTTGATCGCTGGTCGAATTCCAGGACGCAAAGCTGAAGAAATAGAGAGATTTTGGCTAATGAGACACGGTGAAGGGTTTGCCAGTCGACGAAGAGAGCAAAAGAGATGTCATTCCTAA
- the LOC133681383 gene encoding MYB-like transcription factor ETC3 isoform X2 — MDRRRKKQAKTTSCCSEQEVSSIEWEFINMSEQEEDLIYRMHNLVGDRWALIAGRIPGRKAEEIERFWLMRHGEGFASRRREQKRCHS; from the exons ATGGATAGACGTCGCAAGAAGCAAGCCAAGACTACATCTTGTTGTTCTGAACAAG AGGTGAGCAGCATTGAGTGGGAGTTCATTAACATGtcagaacaagaagaagatctCATTTACAGAATGCATAATCTGGTGGGGGACAG GTGGGCTTTGATCGCTGGTCGAATTCCAGGACGCAAAGCTGAAGAAATAGAGAGATTTTGGCTAATGAGACACGGTGAAGGGTTTGCCAGTCGACGAAGAGAGCAAAAGAGATGTCATTCCTAA
- the LOC133681498 gene encoding probable WRKY transcription factor 46 gives MELSMEWEHKTLISELTQGKELAKQLSKHLNPSSPLEARQFLVDKILSSYEKALSMLNWGALAADQPKPTIGTVEPLHSFANSSPRSEVSDQDCKEECNKDVYKKRKIQPRWTEQVKVCSGTGLEGPLDDGYSWRKYGQKDILGANFPRGYYRCTHRHSQGCLATKQVQRSDEDHSIFEVTYRGRHTCNQASPSPVASPSPKNDCSKQSKYHRKQQQRQEKPKPTEEIFVNFGSDIVQVKNEDFGSKDDIFPSFSFPCTSFGNENEENNIFTESMLENNFLGSFSPTFISPATSESNYFSMSPCHMNSFGIGYQNVQTPESELTTEIISAPTSVTNSPIGDFDISIDNVDFDTTFPFDNPDFFA, from the exons ATGGAATTGTCCATGGAATGGGAGCACAAGACTCTAATAAGTGAGCTAACTCAAGGGAAAGAGCTAGCGAAACAGCTTAGCAAACATCTTAACCCTTCTTCACCTCTCGAAGCACGTCAATTCCTAGTGGATAAGATACTTTCTTCTTATGAGAAAGCACTTTCAATGCTAAATTGGGGGGCTTTGGCTGCTGATCAACCAAAGCCCACAATTGGCACAGTCGAACCACTGCATTCATTTGCCAACAGTAGTCCTAGGAGTGAGGTCTCTGATCAGGATTGCAAGGAGGAATGTAACAAAGATGTTTACAAGAAGAG AAAAATACAACCTCGATGGACTGAGCAAGTGAAGGTTTGTTCAGGGACCGGTCTAGAAGGGCCTCTTGATGATGGTTATAGCTGGAGGAAATACGGGCAAAAGGATATTCTCGGAGCTAATTTTCCAAG AGGATACTACAGATGCACTCACCGTCATTCCCAAGGCTGTTTGGCCACGAAGCAAGTGCAAAGATCAGATGAGGACCATTCAATTTTTGAAGTGACCTATCGAGGGAGACATACATGTAACCAAGCCTCTCCTTCACCCGTGGCATCGCCTTCCCCAAAAAATGATTGCTCAAAACAAAGCAAGTATCATCGTAAGCAGCAGCAGCGTCAAGAGAAACCAAAGCCAACAGAGGAGATATTTGTTAACTTTGGATCAGACATTGTTCAAGTTAAAAACGAGGACTTCGGCTCTAAGGACGACATTTTCCCATCCTTTTCCTTCCCATGTACATCATTCGGGAATGAAAACGAGGAAAACAACATTTTCACCGAGTCCATGTTGGAAAACAACTTCTTGGGTAGCTTTTCTCCAACATTTATATCTCCGGCAACATCTGAATCCAACTACTTCTCAATGTCACCATGCCATATGAACAGCTTTGGAATAGGTTACCAAAATGTCCAGACCCCAGAGTCTGAACTCACCACGGAGATAATATCAGCCCCAACTTCGGTAACCAATTCACCAATCGGGGATTTTGATATCTCAATCGATAATGTAGATTTTGATACCACTTTCCCATTTGACAACCCAGATTTCTTTGCTTGA